The proteins below come from a single Osmerus mordax isolate fOsmMor3 chromosome 3, fOsmMor3.pri, whole genome shotgun sequence genomic window:
- the LOC136940368 gene encoding proline-rich protein 15-like protein A encodes MAEPSPGWWKLTFLRKKKSEPKVLYEIPAEYGSNTGHGGAPAPAEGAAAEDSQFNARLERIVDKTATKGRHVKVSHSGRFKEKKKIRATLAENPDLFPGHETSDENLRAGK; translated from the coding sequence ATGGCTGAGCCTTCCCCCGGCTGGTGGAAGCTCACCTTCCTGCGCAAGAAGAAGTCGGAGCCCAAGGTGCTGTACGAGATCCCCGCCGAGTACGGCAGCAACACGGGCCACGGCGGCGCCCCCgcgccagcagagggcgccgccGCGGAGGACAGCCAGTTCAACGCGCGGCTGGAGAGGATCGTGGACAAGACGGCCACCAAGGGGCGCCACGTCAAGGTGTCCCACTCCGGACGCtttaaggagaagaagaagatcaGGGCCACGCTGGCGGAAAACCCCGATCTGTTTCCCGGCCACGAGACCAGCGATGAGAATCTCAGGGCTGGGAAATGA